A DNA window from Burkholderiales bacterium contains the following coding sequences:
- a CDS encoding lipid-binding SYLF domain-containing protein produces the protein MTKYRIAYAAMIFAMAVMPLIMPRPAVAATAEEIDRDAAAALNRLYDEEPKAKELGAIAKGILVFPKIYKAGWIGGAHFGEGTLLVNGKSVAYYNSTEASYGLQAGVQKFSYVLFIMKDSVLDELQNSAGFELGVGPSIVVVDAGVARTMTTTTLKADIYAFIFGQKGLMAGLGVKGSKLTKIDK, from the coding sequence TTCGCGATGGCGGTTATGCCGCTCATAATGCCGCGTCCGGCAGTCGCGGCCACCGCAGAGGAAATCGACCGTGACGCTGCTGCTGCGCTGAATCGCTTGTACGACGAGGAGCCCAAGGCCAAGGAGCTTGGGGCGATAGCAAAAGGCATCCTGGTCTTCCCGAAAATCTACAAAGCTGGCTGGATTGGGGGCGCGCATTTCGGCGAGGGCACCCTGCTCGTGAACGGCAAGTCGGTCGCGTATTACAACTCTACCGAAGCCTCGTACGGCCTGCAGGCTGGAGTGCAGAAGTTCTCGTATGTGTTGTTCATCATGAAAGATTCTGTGCTGGATGAATTGCAGAACAGCGCTGGATTCGAGCTCGGTGTGGGTCCGAGCATTGTGGTGGTGGATGCCGGCGTGGCCAGGACGATGACGACCACGACACTTAAAGCCGATATCTACGCGTTCATCTTCGGCCAGAAAGGGCTGATGGCGGGCCTTGGTGTGAAGGGCTCGAAGCTCACCAAGATCGATAAATGA